In Oryza sativa Japonica Group chromosome 8, ASM3414082v1, the sequence GACGACAGACACGGCTGGCCGGCATTCGATCGATATATGGTCTTACCGCAGATCTATCATCGATCGGTATATGTAAGACTAACAAAGCTAGCAGTGGCTAGTTAAACATTCACAGAGGTTCAATTCCTAACTTTGCTACTATAGTCTATACGTCTGCTCTCAGCTAGCTTGCTCTCTATATATCGAGCGAGCGATCGAGCACGTTCACGTGCCGCCTATGTTGgctatatatgatgattacattTTAACttatcgacaaattttctactaAAATTATAATCATAACATAACtgtattattataatttatatataatcaCATTAATTACAACCTGTATGCatgtaatttttaaaaatccTGTGGTAACATACTATTACCGTGAATCCCCTCACCTGTCCATGGACAGTGATTATTAATGGCAAATTTTGTCAAGAACATCGCGACTTCGTGGTTTTAGCAGTAGAACACTACACAAATTCACTTTTTGGAGCAAAACACTCTCTAAACGTGGTTAGTTGCTAGCGAACACCATGCGTCCGTACCAatcaaataataaaaatagtgtATTCGTCCTAACAAAGTGATAGGGGCCCAAATATTTACGCGGAGTGACCAAATTGCCCCTTATTTCTCTTCCTCTTTGTCTTCCTcacttcttccttctctcttgctatatctctctcatttctctgtTCTTCGGCGAGGCGTGCGAGCTGAGAACGGCCGCCGTTATAAGTGTAACAGTATACGCAGCGATGACAAAGGTGCGGTGGAGGAGTACGAACGGTATCATGTATCTCTCCACCGGACAGCCCTCCCCCCCAAGTCGCCATTACCCGATCTGCTCGACTCGTAATCGACGCCGCCGGCTCGATTGCTCCAGCGTGGCACCGTTGTCTGATCCGTTCAGCTCGACGCCAGTGAATAGCGACGGCTGTCCTCAACGTCCAATCCAGAGCCAACCAAGCTCTCATCCCTCTCTACACGAGGACGGTGGTGATGGAGACAAGCCCTTCAAAGCAGAGGACTGGCATCAAGGAGGATCCAATGCGGCCTGGAGAGGAGGCAAGGGTGGCACCGGTCGGCGAGGTGGAGTGTCGCGGATGAGTCGGGGTAGAGCGGTGTGTCGAGCAGGCCTGTTCTCTTAGGGAGCCGGCGGGGTGGTCAATAGGGTCCGCGTGGAAGCCTAGGCTGAGCCGACCGATGGTGCGGTTTCAGGAGAAGGCATCGGCCAGAAGAGGAACTGAGGAGGACGTACAGCGGAGAAGACGGTGTCGTCCTTGATCCAGAGAAGCAACGGCGCGAAGGATTGCTGGGTGTACGTAGCCGAGGCGCCATGCGGGTGATggaggcggaggaagacgatgccGTGCTACCAAGGTCGGCAGCTCTGACTGACGCAGTGAAGAGGGGTCTGTCGGAAGCATGCAGTGAATGGGCAGGAAGAAGAGGACTAATATGACAAGTGGGGCCAGTGGTATTTTTGACCTTTGATTTTTCATGTTGTTTCTTTCTCCTATTCATATTTCACTTGCATgaatcttgaaaaaaaaatctaaattcaaaattatgtgaaagttaTATACATGTTACGTACATTAAAGTAATATgtaaattataatataattacactataattatatttacatttgataaatttttgtgagaaaatttgtcaataaatatatagaaaattgTTACGTAGCGACCTCCTACTCAGAGCACATAGGGGCTTGGCTAACTAGTAATTTGCATGTGCTAAAGCTACGTTGTTATTTTGTGTTGTAATTCAAATTATATAATTGATATGACAATATATGTTTTGACAGtaagcatataatgaaatatatTTATGAATTGCATGGGCTATAGTAAGGCAGTTGAAAAGGAGATATAATGAAGGGATCATTTCACCGGAAACAATTTCCTGTTTTGCAGGAAACCCACAATTTAGGCGATTGTGCCCTCGAAGAAGAGGGGCAGCATGGAGATGATGCAATGCTGCCTAATTAagcattattttttaataatggaaaatCATCAATTTCAGTATTGGACACAACAGCCTGTCATTCCAAAATTGTTCCTATAGTCCAAGCTTAACTTGCATCTGGAATATTTCCTTCCTGCTTTTTTTccctatcctttttttttcgaaaaactGTAAACAAGGTCATGCAGGAATTTATATCATGtcaatatatgaaaaatacacGAGCTAGCTTATGGTACacaaaagattaaaaaacaATCATAGAGTTATTTGATCTTGGATGAAAAATACAGGTGCTAGCTTATGAAAAGCACTGCAATCACTGATAAAAAGAAGCTTACTAATTAAGCAAGTGCCTGAAGAGGCCGGCCGGGGTCCCCATGCATTTGCATGTGTTGCTTCGTCTCTTTCGATTGAAGAAACACTAAAAGttaattcatgcatgcatgcatggttgctCTCACTGTGTTCACTTGTGCAACTGAGGAaaaagctacttcctccgtttcgtaATGTAAGACATTCTAccattttctatatttatattaatgttaatgaatctaaataaatatatatatctagattcattaatattaatatgaatgtagaaaatactagaatgacttactttgtgaaacggagagagtagctagctagctagtacaacTTTAGTACGTACTAATTATAAACTCTTTTGATTTGGTTATTTTTATTATGTCCCTGGTTAGATTACATGTTTTGTTTTCTCCGACTTGAATAAGTATAAATTTTCGGTTGTAAGTTAAACTTACTTATTTCATTCCCATGAGAAAAATAGGCGCCATTTTAATAATGGGGTACTCCattaatatatatgtgcataaattaaaaaatatatatgtatacacacTAGCTAGCTACAATTAAGCAGGCATGCAGGGCCACTTTTTTTATAACACAACAAATTGTAAAACTAGCaagagctagctatagctagaaGCTATATATATGATCTATATGGATTATTCCCCTACCGATTAGCTAGTTATAGTAGTACTGGTCCTTGATCGATCTAATGCTTCTCTTCTAGCTAGGAGAAGTATGTATTGATTGGTTGGCTGGCCATTCTGTGTTGCAGCGAAGAACTATCTTGGTAACTAGTAACATGCAGCGATATATCCGTCGGCCACTCCGTGTTGCAGCGAAAAACTATCTTAGTAACATGCAGCCGACCGGCTGGACGATGAGACCAGTCAATCGAACATATAGCTAGCTAATAGAGATCGATCGTGGTGTAGTGGATCCACATGCATATGCCCATGCATCATGCATATATGGGACGACAGACACGGCTGGCCGGCATTCGATCGATATATGGTCTTACCGCAGATCTATCATCGATCGGTATATGTAAGACTAACAAAGCTAGCAGTGGCTAGTTAAACATTCATAGAGGTTCAATTCCTAACTTTGCTACTATAGTCTATACGTCTGCTCTCAGCTAGCTTGCTCTCTATATATCGAGCGAGCGATCGAGCACGTTCACGTGCCGCCTATGTTGgctatatatgatgattacattTTAACTTATCGACAAATTCTCTACTAAAATTATAATCATAACATGACtgtattattataatttatatataattagATTAATTACAACCTGTATGCatgtaatttttaaaaatcttgTGGTAACATACTATTACCGTGAATCCCCTCACCTGTCCATGGACAGTGATTATTAATGGCAAATTTTGTCAAGAACATCGTGACTTCGTGGTTTTAACAGTAGGACACTACACAAATTCACTTTTAGAGCAAAACACTCTCTAAACGTGGTTATTTGCTAGCGAACACCGTGCGTCCGTACCAatcaaataataaaaatagtgtATTCGTCCTAACGAAGTGATAGGGGCCCAAATATTTACGCGGAGTGACCAAATTGCCCCTTatttctcttcctctttctcttcctcacttcttccttctctcttgctatatctctctcatttctctgtTCTTCGGCGAGGCATGCGAGCCGAGAACGGCCGCCGTTATAAGTGTAACAGTATGCGCAGCGATGACAAAGGTGCGGTGGAGGAGTACGAACGGTATCATGTGTCTCTCCACCGGACAGCCCTCCCCCCCAAGTCGCCATTACCCCGATCTGCTCGACTCGTAATCAACGCCGCCGGCTCGGTTGCTCCAACGTGGCACCGTTGTCTGATCCGTTCAGCTTGACGCTAGCGAATAGCGACGGCCGTCCTCAACGTCCAATCCAGAGCCGACCAAGCTCTCATCCCTCTCTACACGAGGACGGTGGTGATAGAGACAAGCCCTTCAAATCAGAGGACTGGCATCAAGCTAGCTAATAGAGATCGATTGTGCTTTAGTGGATCCACATGCATATgcccatgcatcatgcatgcatgggacAGACACGGATGGCTGGCATTCGATCTTACCGCAAATCTATCATCGATCGATACAACAAATTAAGCTAGCAATGCTAATTAAACATTCATAGAGGCTTATTAATTCCTACTTTGCTACTGTACAAGTAAGTCATACTAGATGCTATGTACTGTAGCTCTCACCTAGCAAGCTCTCTATATACCGAGCGCGCCATCGAGCGTGTTCACGTGGCTGGCCGCCCTGCTGGCGTGCCGCCTGTGTGTTATACATATCTGATAATTACATTTTAACTTGTCGACAAATTCACTTCTAAAATTATAATCATagcattattatattattataacttatgtataattatattaattataacttgtatgtatgtaatttttaaaaatccCGTGGTAACATACTATTACCTTGAATCCCTCACTTGTCCACGGACAGTCATTTTTTCACTTTCCCACTTGCTTGAATCTCGAAGGAAATCtagattcaaaattatgtgaaagttaTATAGATGTTACATTAAAGTTATAGGTAAGGTATAATacaattacactataattatatttacatttgataaatttttaaaagaaaacttATTGCGCACGCAGCTCTGAGCCGTAGGGGCTTGGCTAATTAAAGCTAAGAACCGACATAATGACCGCATAAATGAAATATATGTATACCATTGTGCTTGTTCTCAATTAAACCGCTCGtatatggtactccctccgtttcatattataagtcgtttgactttttttaatcaaagttctttagatttgattaagtttatagaaaaaaattagtaacatttacaacaccaattagtttcactaaatttaatactaaatatattttgataatatgtttgttttgtattgaaaatattcACTACCAGACTCATGACCTATCCTGAAGAGGAAGAAAATGTCTCAAGTCTCTTTGCTCCTCTTTCTCAAATCTTTGGAATTATGTCATGCTGCAAATGGCAGTAAAAACAAGTCAAAACTAGCGGTTGTGCTCAAGGCAAAATTTAGGTATGCACTAGTTCAATGCCCATGCTTtaggaatatatttttctatgcaAGTAAGGAAAACAGCAATAATACACATTTAATCCCTTTTAGTTCTATGCAAGtaagaaaaactccaaaaatacACATATGAGGCtgtgatatatcacttttaATCCCATGGGAAGTTAACTTTGAACTGTAaacaaaaatttgtgaaatattaTTTCAGTTTGAAGAAAGAACATGTTGGGCCTCAATAATTCAAATAGAAAGAAATACATTTCAGAACTCAACCCATTTAATTATAAACACTGCTCTCAACacattttattatatatgcGCAAATGAGTTAGATATGCTTGTTTCTATTGTTCACACCTAATATAAAACATGTATAttttgcatattcttgttgtTATACATGTATGGTTTTACGTTTAGATTGTCATGATTTACTCTCTAGTTATTACGATGAATTGCTTATAATCCCAAACAAATGAGACACCGCACCCCCGATGTTGGAGTGGAGGAGATCATGGTTGCGTGGGCTTGCTGTGGGCTCTACAAGCGACCGGAGCTGAGCAGCACTTGTGGTTGTGGTCGTGGGTGGCGGACTGGCGGATGCGGAGCGATCGAGGGTGGCTGGGGAGTCGTCACGTGTAGTGGTGATGACGTTGGAGAGGAGTTTAGAAACTACAGAGGTGATGTAAATTTTTGCCAACTACAGAGGTAGGTTTATTAATAGCACATAGGTTCTTTAATAATGTTGCCTCTTTATTGTTGGTCTTGTCGTTTACTACATCCTTGTCATATTATCAATTCTTTTTGGGAGTGCTATACAACATTCGACAGTTTTTTAATGAAAAACTTGCAATTGTAACTACTatataattacaatgtaattacggTGTAACTACATTGTAACTACTATGTAACTGAAATATAACTGATATGTAACTCATATGTAACTCTGAAAAATTGGATGGAGCAGTTAGTTAGTTGAATGAGCATGTAAGCTGTAGGTCTCATGTTCGATCCTTGCCGCGAGCATCAGGTATTTTTTCCCTAAAAACTCGACAGTAGGATAGCAAATCAGGTATTTTTTCCCTAAAAACTCGACAGTAGGATAGCAAATCCGTTCTTTTTAGTGGCCTTATAGTACGatgtaaaaattataataaccaAGTAAAACCATACGCGTTGTTGTGGAAGTTTAGTATGGTACAATAAGTCGTAAAGAGAAATTAACACACCCTTGAACTGCCTTGTTTTTACCGTGGTTTTTGACATGTCGGCTTCCACATCAGCGCACAACATAACATGGGCCAAGCCCATATTCTCTCCTGGCCGAGCCCAtattctctccctccccctctctctttctctccctgaCCTATtcgttctcctctctctcacgaccgttggcagtggcggcggtgTGGAGCTGCGAGGGCGACGGCTACAGCGGCGGTGTTGAGttgcgagggtggcggcggtaTCGAGCTGCGAGGGCGACGGCTACAAAGTCGGCAACTGCGTGGCGTTGGCGTGGAGCTGCGAGGGCGGCGGCATTGACAGGGTTGCACGGACGGTCGCCAGCGGAAGGTCTGGGCGTCGTCGCCGCACGCGCCTTTGGATGGGTCTTCATGGGAACTACTTGTGGAGTATCAGTAGCCGGCCATCCAGCTCGAGCTAGTGATGATCATCATCAACGGTGGTTGTTGGTGTCGTTGTTGTGCATGAACGACTGCATGCAGATGCTTCCGCCGGCGACCGTCCGTGCAACCCTGGCAGCTGGATGGCCGCTCTCGCAGCAGCTCCCCGATGCCGCCGCCCTCGCAGCTCCACGCcaacgccgcagccgccgccctcgtagctccacgccgtcgtcgccgccctctcaGCTCTATGCCGACGCCGTAGTTACGGCCCTCACAGCTCCACGCAGCCACCGCCACCCTCGCAACTcaacaccgccgccgtcgccgttgccgtcgccctCGCAGCTCCATGCAGCCACCGCCACCCTCGCAACTCAACGCCGCCGCTGTAGCCGTCGCTCTCGCAGCtccgcgccgccaccactgccaacggtcgtgagagagaggagaacgaATAGggcagggagagagagagaggaggggagggagagaataTGGGCTCGGCCCATGTTATGCTGTGCACTGACGTGGCGAGGGCTATCGTGGCATCCGATGTGGCATCTGATGTGGCATCCGACGTGGCAACCAACGTGTCAAAAACTACGGTAAAATCAACCCGAGGGGGTTAAGTGTCCGATATTGATAGTTCGAGGGTgtattatatccggttttgtaatTCGAGGGTATATTTTGGACAAGCATAAGAGTTAGAGGTGTAAAATGGATTTTTCCTATAAGTAAAATATATGTAAAATAGCTAGAGAATATGAACTTAAGTTagtgtggtttatgataatttaaatttaaatagtttatagaatgatgatttaaaTATAAAAGTATGGTGATATGATTTTATattgagagaagaaaaggaggcAGATAGTTTGaaacatagattaatcattaaggctaaaaataattaaggTGATATGATTtaataagagaagaaaaagatgaagataatttgaaccatagatAATCATCTAAGGACTAAAAACAAGTAATGTGTGATATGAGTTAATAAGAGATGAGAGAAATCACATTACCTAAGttaggatgaactatataggtaCATAGGatattataaataaatgacgagatatattgaaatattatgtgaactatgtgggatgatgatttaacatacttgtattttaaaagctctaaaatttaataagttataaaattatagaaatATAACATGATTGCATAATGTttaaatgtaataattgttaatagatgatgatgtggtatcttgttagtggatgatgatgtgatgtttttgcatGTAAAGTGCTAGTATATAGTGGGTTTGTAACTAGATTCCTGTTACATCAAGAAAAGTTCAGTGTGGGGATACCACGTCAATTATTAATTCGAGTTGAAAACAGAACCTCGTATTCCCAAGCGTAGAAtacacatacttcctccgtacttATGAAAGCGTAGAAtacacatacttcctccgtacttataaaaaatcaatctaatacTAGacatgacacatcctagtactataaatctagatatacatTTGTCCAGGTTCGTTATACTAGAATGTATCACATTCGGttttagattcgttttttttttttgacggatgTAGTACTCGTGAGTATGGTCTCCGAGGATGAAGATAATATAAGCAAAATAGTCGCCTCGTACACAATATTATTCACACAAATATTGCAACATCAAAACGAAAACAGATTGTATATACGTACACCCTctataaaacaaaacaaactttTGAGTTTGAATGTGGATATAGGCAAACTTAGAAGTTGGTTATTTTCTACAACAAATGATAGATGTCCAGATTCAGATTCGAATCCGAAAGTTGCTTTTTCTTAATTACATAGGAAGTATGTTTCAACGCGATTTCCCACTAACTAGCGAGTAACAAATAGACAACGATTAGTCCGGTCGACTGGGGAACACTGGTTTCTGCATTCAAATCTTGCAAACCAACAACGAAATTTCCACTAGATGCATACGGTTGCTCGTCTACAGTCACTGAACAATCGCAGATGAGCATTAGCTAGGCAAAGTTTGGCTCCAAGAGAGTGTAACCAACTTAGGCCTAGTTCATAAAACTGGTGTAACTAAAGAAGATTATGTCAGCAATCACTAAGCAACGAGATTTGGGGAAAATACAAATGATATATCATCATTATGGATAAGATGATACCAGTTTTGAAGCATCTAAACCTACCTCCATTTATAGCATTCCAGGAATCACTTGTCAACAACTTCAGCTTAGTTCATACACCTAACataaccaccaccaccaccaccacagttCAGAAACCTAGCAATCAGCAACTAGTGTTAAATTGATCAAATAAAGCAATAAGCCATAGCTTGAATTGCTCAGCTTTTCGATGCAGATGATTATTGGCAAAAATATGATAGTGAGATTCCTCAGTGGCAATGGAACTTTCTAATGCCAAAGGTTGCAGCACCCACCATTCGGCTGAGCAGGCTTCTCCTTGCTGCAGACAACCTCCATAAACGAATCAATCAGTTGTGCTACCAGGCTCGCAGGATCACTCACCAGAGCATCTACGAAGGCGTTCACAATGCGTCGCTCCTGTGCCGACGCCTTCAGGCTAAACCATGTGAGGAACTTCACGCGGAAATCCTTGTCCATGTGCCCTTCATGCTCCAGCCATCTAATGACCTTCACACTGTATTCATACTGCCTCTCAACATGGTTCTTGCAGGCGGAATCTGGGGTGCTGCTAACCCAGTCAGGTTTGCTTGGAACTTCTGAAAGTGAAGAATTAGAGCTCATGAATGGTAAAACTTCTGATGTTGGCAGCAACTGGCTTTCGTCGTTGTCACTTGCACCGTCCAACTTTGCGAGCTTAGCTCGCTTAGGGTGCAGGTCAGGACACACATCGTTCTCATTCGAGTTTGCCGAGGGTGAGTCATATTGAATGCCCCACCACTGCTTGTTCTTCAGATTCAACTCATTTTTCTGATGCTGCTCCAAATCCTCCTTGATGGACATACTCTCGGAATTCTGTGTTGAGCACTGGCTGCTGCCATGGTTAAGGCTTCGTGTAGAGCATTTTACCTCCCATTCGCCATATCCCTGTGAACAGCCAAAAGGCAAAACCTTGAAGAAATACTCAGTAGAAGGGCTTAGACCTGAAAAAAGACTCCTTGTATTTGGTCTAAGAACGTGGCAAGTGGGCTCTGCTGGATAGTTGGCCATGTTTGCACTTCGGTGCCAAACTTTGCAACCATCAATCTCCTCAGCGATATTATCCTGGTACTTCAATACAACAAGCACAGAAAATGGAGTAATCTCCACAAAAAATACTTGAGGCTGGGGACCTGCAAAAGTGGATAAAATCTCTTCACACACAATGTCAATACATCATTGTCGTAGTATGCAAAACATTGGAAGATCATAAATAACTCTTTGCATAACAATGCCTAGTTCTGCAGGGATAATTTTGCGGAGTAGAACTGCAGTTTTGTGTGAGTCAATACTATCACAAAATTACCTGGCGCTTCCAGATTATTGTTTGTTTCGAAGTCCAGGGTGCTACTCAATGTGGAGTCTACCATTTCTAGTGCACATGAACAAAGTTTTTGAACATCAGCACCACAACAAAGCCGGTTCACGATGCCCCGCCCCGTGATTGCAGACACTTGATCTAATGCACAACCAACTTCTTTCTCAAGTATTTTCACAGCTGAGTTGATTATGTTTGCCAGTTCCCTGTAACGTTCAGACCCTTTCACCATTTTATGAGTCAGTGACAAACGCTCACACAGTACATCAACTCTTCTAGATTCTCTTGCAATTGCCAGCTGCTTACGCAGATTCCTGCAATGATGTAAGAGGTGAAATCTAGAGGTAAAATTTCACTGTGAATACTCTTGATTTTTTAATACAAGACCAAGATTGTAAGTGCCAAAATGAGAATGGGTAGATTGTAAAACTGGCACAAATTTTCAATATATAAAGTATCAGATGAATTGCTTAACACAAAAACATGATATTAAAGCTGAGCAATGCATGCtaccaaaaaaaaaggacagtTTTGGTCAGGGATCAGTACCACACCATGCTACTTCAGAATTAGGATAACATGCAGAACACAATTTTAGATGTGTTTGTTTCCACATAAATAACTGGAATGTTATAATTAAAATAGCAAAGAGATACCTCATTAGCCAGTTCATCTTCCCACACCAAACACAGTAAAAACTACCATCTGACTTCTTGTTGCACCCATTCTTGAAAATGCCAGCTTTTTTATTCTTTAGAGCACACTTTAGGTGGCATGATGTGCCGCATGAATAGCCAGAGTACGGTGTATCAGAGCTGCAAACCAACCATAAGCTAGGATCTTTGTTCTCATCATATTTATGGCAAATGCAGCAAGAGCAACGCTTGCAATACGCATCTCCAGAGTTCAAAGTAGCCTGGCATGCAACATTTCGGCATACCGCTGTGCTACCAGCTTGGGCCTCTCTGCACATTGATGAGTCAGACTTTGCACTTCTGCTGAAATGATGTGGCTGTTCctcattttctttcttctctgtgTCATCTTTGTTATTCTGCCCCAAAATTGAAGCATTTGCATTATCATCCTTTGGCTGTCCATTCTTTCGTAAAACTAATTTTAACAGATAAGCAATCATTTTAGATTTTGGAACATTAGTGTATTTCCTCTCCTTGCCCAACTCAGCACAGATAAGCTCAAGAAGATCTCTGCGAGTCCAACATTGTAAAATCTCAGAGGCACCTTGTGGCCATTGTGAAACTTCATATACTAATTCTCTTCTGTCCTTCAGACTCATTCCATTGTGTTTTCCCGGGTCCATGAAAAATCCTGGAAAATAGAATAATGAGGTCCAGGCCTATAGCAAATACCATCTAGCAAGGATTCAATAGAGATGAGTATAtacaaataaagaaagaaaagtaaGTGTGCTGCAACGGACAGAGTAAAAATGCAGATTGACATCTAAAGGACACAATAAGTGATAGTATCATATACTGATACCAACAAACAAAATGTATAGTTGAGTCATATACACAATCAGCTGACTACCTGGCAACAATCCAATGGATGACCATAACTTCGTAAGTCAACCAAAACCCAATTTAACTCAATCAATTTAGTTGGGATTTTATAATAACTTGTATTTTGTACTacagttaaaaaaaatccaaaattaagtGTCAAGGCGTCGCCATAGCGTCGCTATGGAGGTAAGGCGCTGCCAGTGCCAGGAGTCACTGCGTCTAGCCCGCCTTACCATATTGTTTATGGCGTCCGCCTTATGCCCAAGGCGTCGCTATGACGTCGATATCACGTCCTTAGGTGCTACAACGGTTAAAGGCGACGCCAGAGGAAGTTGAAGGCGCAGTTTTTGCCGCGATTGGTTGAAGGGCCCAAAAAAATTGGTGCGGCCCTGGGCACGAAACAGAACTAACAGAAGCGCCAATCTTAGGGGTGAAAAGGTCCCCACGCACCAAATCCCACCAAATCAGGGAGAAAACAACAGAAAGAGGGTCGCTGGAGCCTGAGGCTGTGGCGATGGCGATCCATCCCTGGTGACTTCTCCATCCCTAGCGGCAATCCCAGCTGTCACATGTGCCTATCCTGTGCCTGCGCCATCATCCTGGTCCTCGGCACCTGCGCCATCATCCTGGTCCTCCATTGACACAAAAACTAAGCGGGCATGCTCTTCTTTCTCTTCCCTCCACCCTCTACTTTCCTCTGTTTCTTTCTCTGCTCTACGTGATCCTGCTTTGCACCTTCCTCTGCTCTGCTCTTATCCTTCCTCTGCTGCTCTGTTTTGGTGTTTCCTCCCCCCTCTTCTACATCCTATGTACTCTTCTCCCTCTTTTGCCACTCCCtttgtccctaaatatttgacgccgttgacttttttaaacatgtttgaccattcgtcttattcaaaaacttttgtgaatattattcaaaaacttgagtagtagtagtatatttaacaatgaatcaatgataggaaaagaattaataattacttaaattttttgaataagactaaCTGTCAAACATAtttcaaaaagtcaacggcgtcaaatatttagggacggagagagtactatgtTGTggtctttcctctctctcctctacatTTCATCTACTAAACTCCTTCCTCTACTGCTCTGTTTTACTCCCTGCCCCTCCCCTGCATCCCTGACTCCCTGTTAGTAGTTAATAAATTGATATCTTGTTAAGTAATTATTATAACCATCTAGTGGGCTCAAGAGTTGCCAAGAACAAGGTATATATATGCGCGTTGTACTGCTCTTAAAATGCAACTTTGATTTGCTAGCATATTAGATTATTTTGTTTGCCACCTAATTAGTATGGAGTGCCTAAGGTGTCGCCTCGCCTTACGTCTTACCGCTATGGCGATAAGGCAGTCCGGGGTCGCCT encodes:
- the LOC4344961 gene encoding VIN3-like protein 2 isoform X1, coding for MLNKGFFMDPGKHNGMSLKDRRELVYEVSQWPQGASEILQCWTRRDLLELICAELGKERKYTNVPKSKMIAYLLKLVLRKNGQPKDDNANASILGQNNKDDTEKKENEEQPHHFSRSAKSDSSMCREAQAGSTAVCRNVACQATLNSGDAYCKRCSCCICHKYDENKDPSLWLVCSSDTPYSGYSCGTSCHLKCALKNKKAGIFKNGCNKKSDGSFYCVWCGKMNWLMRNLRKQLAIARESRRVDVLCERLSLTHKMVKGSERYRELANIINSAVKILEKEVGCALDQVSAITGRGIVNRLCCGADVQKLCSCALEMVDSTLSSTLDFETNNNLEAPEILSTFAGPQPQVFFVEITPFSVLVVLKYQDNIAEEIDGCKVWHRSANMANYPAEPTCHVLRPNTRSLFSGLSPSTEYFFKVLPFGCSQGYGEWEVKCSTRSLNHGSSQCSTQNSESMSIKEDLEQHQKNELNLKNKQWWGIQYDSPSANSNENDVCPDLHPKRAKLAKLDGASDNDESQLLPTSEVLPFMSSNSSLSEVPSKPDWVSSTPDSACKNHVERQYEYSVKVIRWLEHEGHMDKDFRVKFLTWFSLKASAQERRIVNAFVDALVSDPASLVAQLIDSFMEVVCSKEKPAQPNGGCCNLWH
- the LOC4344961 gene encoding VIN3-like protein 2 isoform X4 → MDPGKHNGMSLKDRRELVYEVSQWPQGASEILQCWTRRDLLELICAELGKERKYTNVPKSKMIAYLLKLVLRKNGQPKDDNANASILGQNNKDDTEKKENEEQPHHFSRSAKSDSSMCREAQAGSTAVCRNVACQATLNSGDAYCKRCSCCICHKYDENKDPSLWLVCSSDTPYSGYSCGTSCHLKCALKNKKAGIFKNGCNKKSDGSFYCVWCGKMNWLMRNLRKQLAIARESRRVDVLCERLSLTHKMVKGSERYRELANIINSAVKILEKEVGCALDQVSAITGRGIVNRLCCGADVQKLCSCALEMVDSTLSSTLDFETNNNLEAPEILSTFAGPQPQVFFVEITPFSVLVVLKYQDNIAEEIDGCKVWHRSANMANYPAEPTCHVLRPNTRSLFSGLSPSTEYFFKVLPFGCSQGYGEWEVKCSTRSLNHGSSQCSTQNSESMSIKEDLEQHQKNELNLKNKQWWGIQYDSPSANSNENDVCPDLHPKRAKLAKLDGASDNDESQLLPTSEVLPFMSSNSSLSEVPSKPDWVSSTPDSACKNHVERQYEYSVKVIRWLEHEGHMDKDFRVKFLTWFSLKASAQERRIVNAFVDALVSDPASLVAQLIDSFMEVVCSKEKPAQPNGGCCNLWH
- the LOC4344961 gene encoding VIN3-like protein 2 isoform X6; the protein is MDPGKHNGMSLKDRRELVYEVSQWPQGASEILQCWTRRDLLELICAELGKERKYTNVPKSKMIAYLLKLVLRKNGQPKDDNANASILGQNNKDDTEKKENEEQPHHFSRSAKSDSSMCREAQAGSTAVCRNVACQATLNSGDAYCKRCSCCICHKYDENKDPSLWLVCSSDTPYSGYSCGTSCHLKCALKNKKAGIFKNGCNKKSDGSFYCVWCGKMNWLMRNLRKQLAIARESRRVDVLCERLSLTHKMVKGSERYRELANIINSAVKILEKEVGCALDQVSAITGRGIVNRLCCGADVQKLCSCALEMVDSTLSSTLDFETNNNLEAPGPQPQVFFVEITPFSVLVVLKYQDNIAEEIDGCKVWHRSANMANYPAEPTCHVLRPNTRSLFSGLSPSTEYFFKVLPFGCSQGYGEWEVKCSTRSLNHGSSQCSTQNSESMSIKEDLEQHQKNELNLKNKQWWGIQYDSPSANSNENDVCPDLHPKRAKLAKLDGASDNDESQLLPTSEVLPFMSSNSSLSEVPSKPDWVSSTPDSACKNHVERQYEYSVKVIRWLEHEGHMDKDFRVKFLTWFSLKASAQERRIVNAFVDALVSDPASLVAQLIDSFMEVVCSKEKPAQPNGGCCNLWH